From Pandoraea norimbergensis, the proteins below share one genomic window:
- a CDS encoding 3-hydroxyacyl-CoA dehydrogenase NAD-binding domain-containing protein, with product MSTAYEVRDGVAVITLENPPVNGLGHATRAGIAEGLANAQADAQVRAIVLIGGGKAFSGGADIREFNTPKATQSPLLVDVINALDACAKPVVAAVHAVAMGGGLELALACHYRVALPGAQIALPEVKLGLLPGAGGTQRLPRAIGVTRALDMVVTGKVVKSEALVGSLFAKLFEGTHDDLLAGAIAFANDVAARGEALPRLRDVEIDDADGSTQTAIDAAREKVLREQPHFPAPQKCVAAVEAALARPFDEGVKFERECFVSLVTSPESKALRHAFLGERAAAKIADVPDDTPVRTIDRVAVIGAGTMGSGIAMTFANAGIPVTLVDTTDSALARGFDAMRGNYARAVTRGRMAADEAQKRLARIHGSADFNAVADADLIVEAVYEDMSIKQVVFRELDKVAKPGAILASNTSTLDLDALAATTGRAQDVIGMHFFSPANIMRLLEVVRGAHTGKDVLATVMKLAKRIGKLAVVARVCDGFIGNRMLEPYFKQSQWMVEQGASPAQIDAAIERFGFAMGPFRTSDLAGNDVSWAIRKRRHAEQPGLVYPKIADVLCEAGRYGQKTHAGWYNYADSDRTPRESAEVGQMIDDYRREHGIVPHSFTDDEIVERLVYALVNEGAKVLADGTAARASDIDMVYLNGYGFPLWRGGPMLYADTVGLDKVLARVREFEAGVHGEDWTPAARLVELAESGKRFNG from the coding sequence ATGAGCACGGCATATGAAGTCCGTGACGGCGTAGCCGTCATCACGCTGGAGAATCCCCCGGTCAACGGGCTGGGACACGCAACGCGTGCCGGCATCGCCGAAGGGCTGGCCAATGCACAGGCCGACGCGCAAGTGCGTGCCATCGTGCTGATCGGCGGCGGCAAAGCATTCTCCGGCGGTGCCGATATTCGTGAATTCAATACGCCGAAAGCGACCCAAAGTCCGCTGCTCGTCGATGTGATCAATGCGCTGGACGCTTGTGCGAAACCGGTGGTCGCCGCCGTGCATGCCGTGGCCATGGGCGGCGGACTGGAACTCGCGCTCGCGTGCCACTACCGCGTGGCGCTGCCCGGCGCGCAAATCGCGCTGCCCGAGGTCAAGCTGGGGCTGCTGCCCGGCGCGGGTGGTACGCAGCGCCTGCCGCGCGCGATTGGCGTGACGCGTGCGCTCGATATGGTGGTCACGGGCAAAGTCGTCAAGTCGGAAGCGCTCGTCGGCTCGCTGTTTGCCAAGTTGTTCGAAGGCACGCACGACGATCTTCTGGCGGGTGCGATTGCCTTCGCGAACGATGTGGCAGCACGCGGCGAAGCATTGCCGCGCCTGCGCGACGTTGAGATCGACGACGCTGACGGCTCGACACAAACAGCTATCGACGCCGCACGCGAGAAGGTGCTGCGCGAGCAACCGCATTTCCCCGCGCCCCAGAAATGTGTGGCAGCCGTTGAAGCCGCGCTCGCGCGCCCGTTCGACGAAGGCGTGAAGTTTGAGCGTGAATGCTTCGTTTCACTGGTGACGTCGCCGGAGTCGAAAGCCCTGCGTCACGCCTTTCTAGGTGAACGTGCGGCGGCCAAGATCGCCGACGTGCCCGACGACACGCCCGTGCGCACCATCGATCGTGTGGCGGTGATCGGTGCGGGCACGATGGGCAGCGGTATCGCGATGACGTTTGCGAATGCGGGCATCCCCGTGACGCTTGTCGATACGACTGACAGCGCACTCGCGCGCGGTTTCGATGCGATGCGAGGTAACTACGCACGCGCGGTAACGCGTGGTCGGATGGCGGCTGACGAGGCGCAGAAACGGCTCGCACGCATTCACGGCAGCGCCGACTTCAACGCAGTGGCCGACGCCGATCTGATCGTTGAAGCGGTGTATGAAGACATGTCGATCAAGCAGGTGGTGTTCCGCGAGCTCGACAAGGTGGCAAAGCCGGGGGCAATTCTCGCATCCAACACCTCCACGCTGGATCTGGACGCGCTGGCGGCCACCACCGGGCGTGCGCAAGACGTCATCGGCATGCATTTCTTCAGTCCCGCCAATATCATGCGGCTGCTCGAAGTCGTGCGAGGTGCTCACACGGGCAAGGACGTGCTGGCGACAGTCATGAAGCTGGCCAAGCGCATCGGCAAGCTTGCCGTCGTGGCGCGCGTTTGCGATGGGTTTATCGGCAACCGCATGCTTGAGCCGTATTTCAAGCAATCGCAGTGGATGGTGGAGCAGGGGGCGTCTCCCGCGCAGATCGATGCCGCCATCGAGCGCTTCGGGTTCGCAATGGGCCCGTTCCGCACCAGCGATCTGGCGGGCAATGACGTGAGCTGGGCCATTCGCAAGCGTCGTCATGCCGAGCAGCCGGGGCTGGTCTATCCGAAAATTGCCGACGTACTTTGCGAAGCGGGCCGATACGGTCAGAAGACGCACGCGGGCTGGTACAACTACGCCGATAGTGACCGCACGCCGCGTGAGTCAGCCGAAGTCGGACAGATGATTGACGACTATCGTCGCGAGCACGGCATCGTGCCGCACTCGTTCACCGATGACGAAATCGTCGAACGGCTCGTTTATGCGCTGGTCAACGAAGGCGCCAAGGTGCTGGCCGATGGCACGGCGGCGCGCGCGTCCGATATCGATATGGTGTACCTGAACGGTTACGGATTCCCGTTGTGGCGGGGCGGGCCGATGCTCTACGCCGATACCGTGGGGTTGGATAAGGTGCTGGCGCGTGTGCGCGAGTTCGAAGCCGGTGTGCACGGCGAAGACTGGACGCCAGCGGCGCGCCTTGTCGAACTGGCCGAGAGCGGCAAGCGATTTAACGGATGA